TATGAAGGAGCACAACAGCTCCCGGGCCGTAAAGATAAGAGCCTCCGTCATGACGTCCGGAACCAGGAACGGTCCGCCGGATGTCACCCAGCGGGCATCGAATGCAGCCTATGAAGCCGCGGGACTGGGACCGCAGGATATTGACGTGGCTGAAGTTCACGATGCGACCGCCTTTGGCGAGCTCTATCAGTATGAAAAACTGGGTTTCTGTCCGGAAGGTGAAGGCGGCCCCTTTGCAGAAAGCGGCGCCACGGCCATCGGTGGTGAAATACCCGTCAATACCAGCGGCGGTCTCATCTCCCGCGGTCACCCCATCGGCGCTTCCGGCCTGGCCATGACCCATGAGCTGACGACGCAGCTGCGCGGTGAGGCTGGAAAACGGCAGGTGGAAAATGCCCGCATTGCCATGGCCGAAAACGGCGGCGGCACGCTGGGCCTTGGGGAGGCCTCGGTGGCCGTTCATATTTTTGAAAAACCCGGAAGGATGCGGATATGACGCCCGAATACAAAAACATCCTC
This is a stretch of genomic DNA from Deltaproteobacteria bacterium. It encodes these proteins:
- a CDS encoding thiolase family protein — translated: QYTFPMTVDQVMADREVAFPLTRAMCAPVGDGAAAAILCSERYMKEHNSSRAVKIRASVMTSGTRNGPPDVTQRASNAAYEAAGLGPQDIDVAEVHDATAFGELYQYEKLGFCPEGEGGPFAESGATAIGGEIPVNTSGGLISRGHPIGASGLAMTHELTTQLRGEAGKRQVENARIAMAENGGGTLGLGEASVAVHIFEKPGRMRI